The genome window ACTTGCATCTTCACCGATTGGGCACAAGCTGCGATCGGCAATCCGTTTGCGAACTTCGAGCAACTGAGGATGCAAGTGGCACAGCATCAGAATGCAGCGGTCGTCCAGGAAAGACTGCTTGCTGCTTACATGCGCACATGGTCAAGTCAGCTCAGTGCTCCGCAAATTCGACAAGCGTTTACGGCTATACCACCCATCGCGATTGCCATGTATCTGAGCACGCGGCGCGATTGGCTTAGCCCCGAGAAATTGCGAGAGCAACAGTTTGTGCGTTATGCAAGGAGTATGGCACGTCAAATGGATCGTGCCGTTCAGGAGTACGAGGCACGGGAAGCACTGACAGCTTGAAGGAGGTTCCACACCTGGTTAGTTGATGGTTACGGGATAGTAATATGGCGCTCCGTCTCCAAGGCGCTGAGTCCCGAGAAGGTAGTTTCCGGCTTGTACCTGGTTAAGGTTCATCTCAACATGTAGTTCGAGGTGTGGCCCATCTGCCGTAGCGGTGCCTTCGGCCGATGCTACCAACGAAGACGTGCTCTTATCTCGGGTCAGGAAGATGCGATAGGTTCCGGATGGACTGTAGTAGGGGAGGATAAGATGCAAATTCAGGAGCCTGCTTGGTAACAGGATCGGATGTGGCGCCGATGCCTCGGTTCCTCGCGAGACGCCATCGCCGCTCAGATCAACTAACATCGAGACGGAGTTGTTCGACGCGCTGGAGAGACGCGCTACCTCTTCGGTCCGCTCCCGCTGGTGCAACGCAGACCACGTGAAAGCAATCAGGCTGAGGCATGCAGCGATGCCAGCAAGCTTCCAGTTCCAAATGATCGACCGAGCCAGTCGGATCCGCGGTGACTGCATATCCCTCGTGCGTTGACGTCGCAATTCGATGAGGTCGCGGGTGCATTCGGCACACCGCATAATGTGGAGTCCGTTCAATTCGGCGAGTTCGACATTCCTCGGCGCTTCGACGAACGCTCGAAGAGTGGCAGGGCCAGGGCAGCCAATCCGATCGGGGTTCGGATGGTTCTTCAGCACATACTCCTCTGCTTTGGTAAACAGAAGCGTATCGTTCTCGTCGTCCTCCTGGAAAGTTCGGGAGTTGTTCACGTAACCCTTTCCTGGCTTTCACCGGCGTATGCCGGTATCTACTATGGCCGCACTTGAATGCCCAGCCTCTTTCGTATACGAGCGAGTTCACGTCGGCATCGAATGCGGATCGATTCCTGTGACGTCTGTACCTCTTCGGCCACTTCGTCCCATCTGCTACGAGCACCATAGCGCATCATCAGGGCGCGTTGTAGCTCTGGAGGAGTGTCGCGGAGAAGTGTGGCGAGATCGTGTTCTGCATGAATGGCGTCGGCCGCGGGGGCGACCGGCGACAGTAAGAATTCGACATCGTCGCTCGTTCCTTCCAACGTTAGTTTTGATCTTGCGCGGCGCTCTCGGCGTACTGCATTTCGATAAGCGCGCACAAGCATCGTCTGCGCCTCTTCGACGTCGACTGGTGACAGGTCCGCAAGTTCTTCCTTCACCTGCTGAATGGCAGCTTCCATTAGTTCGTGGGCAAGAGATTCGTCGCCCAACAAGGTCGATGCCATGTGTTTGGCATCAGGCCATTCCGCCCTCACGGCAGCCCGCATGATCGGCGCAATCCAACGCCCGTGGGGTGTAAACCCAATTACCCAGACGAGATCTGAAGGCGAAGGGGATGCCATAGGGGGCCCACAGAAGAGCTTAGAGGGAAGCACTGTTGCTTCGACCTTGCCCTGTCTAAATCCAAAATACCCAACTCTCAAGGAAAAATCCACATAGTCGCTTATTTTTCCAGATTGACATGTCCGGTTTTCTCTTTCTCGATGGCTTAAAGAGTGTAGGGGTTTTTTCCCTTGTTCACCCAATCATTCGAAGAGGTGCATATGGCTGCCCTTCCCCAAGTGCAAGAACAGCAGCAGTCGTGGAGTAAAGAAGCCTTCGCTATGGCTCGTCAGGCGAAGGTGCTTTCCGGGAACAAGCTGGAACAACTGGTCGTTCGATTGCAACGCCACAGCGGTCGCTCTAAAGAGGCGTGCTGGAAATTCATTATTCAGCAAGGCCTCCAGGAAAAAATGGATCATCGACGCTGGACCGGCGACGAAATCGAGACGTTGAGAGAAGAGCTGGTTAAGCGATCCATCGAGGAAGTCGCTAAGAAACTCGATCGGACGCCCGAGGCAATCCGCAGCATTCTCAAGCGGAACAAACTCAGGGTCCGGGACATTCGCTGCGATCTTTTTTCAGTGGAGAGCCTCGCGGCGGCCCTCCATATCAGAAAGTCTGAGATTCAATACTGGATCGATCAAAATTGGCTTCCGGCAACGATGAGAAGCAAAGGACGCATGCGGTTCTACACCATTACGCCGGAAGCTCTCCTTCACCTCCACAAACATCACCACATGGACGTCCTTCGCCGTGGCCTTCCAAATCAGTCGCTCTTTGAGGCTTACGTTCAATACTGCTACTCCCCGAAGCATACGGTCGGCGAACAGCTCCTGGATGTGCGTCGAGATAAACGTGAACGAGCCGCCTTTTCTGCAATCTCAAAATCGAGGCAAGAAAATCAGAAAGACCCGGAGGATGAAGATGCTGGTGAAGAAGGAAGATATCAAATCCGGATCTGAGGCAGGGCGTCGCCAGTCCCTTCCGGCAGAGGCTTGTCCCTACTGCGGGCGTCAGAAGGAATATGATCGCATCTCACTTGGTGAGCTAGCGACAAGTATTCTTTGTGTCATTCTCCTCATGGCCATCGCTATACCTCTTGTTTGCATAACTGAGCATTGGCTGGAGCATCAGGGGCAGAAGTCGTTCGACAACTTGATCTGGCGGGAACGGATCGAGAACTGGTAATCCATCAGGCAGACGGTTGTTGGCTCCGCAACTTAGGTGGGTTGTAATCTTCTTCAATGTTGAGAGCATACCGTCGGCGTAATTTCATTCCGGCTGCCGAGATGATGGTCCGAATCGAACGCGCCGTCCGTCCTTGCTTTCCGATAATCTTGCCGGCATCTTCGTTGGCCACGTGCAAATTCAGAGTTATCGCTCCGCCTTCTTCAAAACACTCGACAGTTACTGCATCGGACTCGTCGACAAGACTTTGCGCGATCATCAGTACTAGCTGTTGCACTGACTCATCCGCAGAGCACTGAGAATTCGAAGTTGTCATTTCGTTGTCTCCTTCGCATGTCTTCGGTGCGATACCACGCTATGAATAGCTGGGCGCATAGTCCCGCGTCGAGGCTTGCAGCGTGTTTCCTATTCACCGTGAGGAGCAGGTGAACTGGCATTCAAATCACCGTACCAACAACTCCCTCCATTCTACAAATCTGTTCTTAGCGGCACGAAATAGGCGTCGTGTCGCCATTCCGTTCAGTGAAACTCACTTTCCCCTTTCAAAGAAGGAGCTTCGAAATGTCTCCCGTTGAGAACGTGCGCCTAAAACTGGCCGTAGCTTATGACAGGTTCCGTCGCAGTCCCGTTCGATCGTTGTTTAACCTAACCCTTCGCCTGGCGGGTGCATTCCTCGTGACCGAGATCGGGCATCGAACTGGCGTGTCCGACCTGATTATCTTTCCGATGACGTTGTTGGTCATCATCGTCATCTCCCTTTTGTGCCACGTAACATGGCGATGGTGCGATGAAAAGCCATTCCCCTCACGGCCTAAGGACTGATCTCGCGCGGGCGTGGGGAAATTGCGACACGTCTTGCAGAAGTCGGTGCCGAAACTCAGCCCGACGATGATCTCTTTGCCGGCGTTTCCCCGAGGTCCGATGCCCGAATGCCGCGAGGTCCCCGCGGGGTGCGCAGTTTGTCGGCAGTATCATCGAACTCTTCGAGTGGTGGCGGAGGACCAAAGGGGATGCGTGTCGGCGCTTCCTTGCGGACCTCATGGATCGACCCTAGGTAGATCGTATTGAGTCCATAACGAGCGTTGAGACTATCAAGGGCAGTCATCACTCGTTCTCTTGCGCTCTCTTGCTGGAAGGGATCAATGCCGAAGAGGTCCGGCGACGGCGCTCCATCAAGATGGGTGAGAGCTACCGATAGGTCTGATGGGATGTAAGCGGGAACGCGGGGCCAGATCGCAATCAAGTGTTCCTGAAGTGTGTATGGATCGTGGCACGGCTCGATCCGGATATTGCATGCAAACGTGGGATGTTCGCGGAAGCCGACCTGCAAGGAAATTCCTCCTGCCCAAAGATCGTTACGACGCATCTTGCGGGCCGTCGAGTGAAGCAACTTCAACGCCACAGCTCGTGCTTTATCGAGAGTCCTGCAATCCGGAGGCAGGATATGCTGGCGGCTCAGGGTTTGTAATGGCCGCGCGGGAGGCTCAAGAAAATCTTCTCCACGCAGCCAAAGCCAAAGCCGGTCACCTAAGACACCACCCCAGATCGTGTGCATCCGTTCTCGTGTCAGGGCGCATAGTTGGCGCATGGTGTTGACTCCTTCGGTATGAAGTCGTTCCTCCATCCGCTTTCCTATTCCGGGAATGTCGCCGAGCTGCAGGCTGTACAGCGACTGGGGCAGGTAGCGATGCTCGAAGATCATCAGCCCATCTGGCTTTTGCATGTCGCCAGCGATCTTGGCGAGCAAGCGATTCGGTGCAAGGCCGACCGAACAGCGCAATGTGATGCCTACGGTGCGAAGCTCGTGCTTAATTTCATAGGCGATCGCTGTTGCACGTTGCAGCGTGCGCTCCCGGCCGATGAGCTGACAGGCGAATTCGTCGCAGGACATGACCTGTTGGATAGGGATACACCGTTCGATCGCAGCTGCTATGCGGTGATGGTACTCGACATAAAGTCGGGGGCGAGCTTCAACGACGATCAAGTGAGGGCATAATGCCTTCGCGTCGGCGACGCCGGTGCCCGTCTTGATGCCGTATGCCTTGGCCTGGTAGCTGGCGGCAATACAGCAGGTCGAATCAACATCCACTGGAACGATCCCGACAGGCTGGCCACGCAGTTCCGGACGCAACTCTTGTTCGATCGAGGCAAAATAGGAATTTAGATCGACAAACAGCCAATTGATCGAGGAATCGGCCATCATTTCCCCGCCAAACGCGCATACTGTTCCGGGGTCAGCCAAAGATCCACGTTGCCACGGC of Acidicapsa ligni contains these proteins:
- a CDS encoding Y-family DNA polymerase, which translates into the protein MMADSSINWLFVDLNSYFASIEQELRPELRGQPVGIVPVDVDSTCCIAASYQAKAYGIKTGTGVADAKALCPHLIVVEARPRLYVEYHHRIAAAIERCIPIQQVMSCDEFACQLIGRERTLQRATAIAYEIKHELRTVGITLRCSVGLAPNRLLAKIAGDMQKPDGLMIFEHRYLPQSLYSLQLGDIPGIGKRMEERLHTEGVNTMRQLCALTRERMHTIWGGVLGDRLWLWLRGEDFLEPPARPLQTLSRQHILPPDCRTLDKARAVALKLLHSTARKMRRNDLWAGGISLQVGFREHPTFACNIRIEPCHDPYTLQEHLIAIWPRVPAYIPSDLSVALTHLDGAPSPDLFGIDPFQQESARERVMTALDSLNARYGLNTIYLGSIHEVRKEAPTRIPFGPPPPLEEFDDTADKLRTPRGPRGIRASDLGETPAKRSSSG
- a CDS encoding KH domain-containing protein, giving the protein MTTSNSQCSADESVQQLVLMIAQSLVDESDAVTVECFEEGGAITLNLHVANEDAGKIIGKQGRTARSIRTIISAAGMKLRRRYALNIEEDYNPPKLRSQQPSA
- a CDS encoding RNA polymerase sigma factor, producing the protein MASPSPSDLVWVIGFTPHGRWIAPIMRAAVRAEWPDAKHMASTLLGDESLAHELMEAAIQQVKEELADLSPVDVEEAQTMLVRAYRNAVRRERRARSKLTLEGTSDDVEFLLSPVAPAADAIHAEHDLATLLRDTPPELQRALMMRYGARSRWDEVAEEVQTSQESIRIRCRRELARIRKRLGIQVRP